From Geotalea uraniireducens Rf4:
CGGTGAGATGAAGGTCATGGTATGGGCATAAAGGCTTCCGGCCAATGACGAGACAACGGCTGAAAGCGTGAATACCTGCACCTTAAGAAGACGGGCATTGACGCCCATCACCCTGGCGGCGACTTCGGAGTCATGGATGGCCCTGAGTGCCCGGCCGATGCGTGAGTTTACCAGGTTTATGGACAGCAACATGATTACCAGGGTAAACGTCCAGATGAGATAATAATTCTTGTAATCGTTATCGAATGCCAGTTTGCCCAGAGAGAGGTTCGGTATCCCTGAAAGTCCTGATGGCCCACCGGTCAATTCCACTGTTTCATTGAAGATGATGTAGACGATGATGCCGAGACCGAGGGTGGCCATGGCCAGGTAATGGCCTTTAAGTTTCAAAATCGGAAAGCCGATGAAAAAGGCGATCAGACCGATAGATATTGCCGCTATTACCATTGCCAGCCAGGGGTTGACAGAGTGACTGGCAGTAAGGACCCCCGAGACATAAGCTCCCAAACCGAAGAAAGCCGCCTGCCCCAGGGATATCTGGCCGGTGAAACCAAGGAGTAGGTTTAATGCTACGGCCAGCATGGTGTTGATGCCGACGAAAACCAGGACGTTCATCATGTAGCCGCCTGAAAATATGAGGGGGACCAACAAGATGAGGGCAGCGAAAATTATAAATTTTATAACGGTATGTTTCACTTTGTGGCCTTTGCGTTTCGACTGATTTTCAAACCCGTTCCGTCTCACCTTTTTTAAACAGTCCCTGGGGTCTGACAAAGAGGAGCAGCAATAGAATTATGAAGGCGATGGCGTCCTTGTAACCGGAAGAGATGAGACCTGCACCGAGGGATTCAAGCGTTCCCAACACTAAACCGCCGATCACCGTCCCTACCCCGCTGCTCATGCCGCCGATTATGGCCGCGCAGAAACCCTTCAAGCCGAGCATGATGCCGACGTCGTAGGCGGTCATGGTAAGTGGGGCGATGATGATGCCGGCCATGGAACCAAGCGCTGAGCTGATGACAAAGGAAAACAGAACCATTCTCTTGACATCGATGCCGACCAGACTTGCAGCGCGTCGGTTGAAAGCACAGGCGCGCATGGCTTTTCCGCTGATGGTATAATAAAAAAACAGTTTGTTGGCAATGATGACCAACAGGGTAATGGCAAAAATCCAGATATGCTGGGGAAGAATGGTTGCCCCGGCAACGGATATGGGGTCATTGCCGGAAAATGAAGGAAGTGCATGGGTATCTTTGCCCCAAAGGAGCATGGCCAGCCCTCGTATGAAGATGCTGGCGCCGATAGTGATTATAACGAGGCTCATCGGTGTGGCATTCTTCAATGGTCGAATTGCCAGCCGTTCAAAGGCGATCCCGGCGGCGGTGGAAGTGAAAACCGCCAGGGGGATTGAGGCAAACAGCGGAAGTTTCAAGGTCGTGAGAAAGAAAAACGACAGCATACCGCCAAGCATGACGAACTCGCCCTGAGCAAAATTTATTATCCCGGTTGAGTTGTAGATGATTGCGAAGCCAAGTCCGATAAGTGCGTAGATCGCACCTGTGGAAAGGCCGGAAAGGACATATTGTAGAATTTGTTGGGATAAATCCATCTATGGTTATTCTCGCGTAATACCAATTCCAAATAAAGGCGCTATCTTCGTTGGCTCGTCTTCGGCTCCTCAACGTACGCAGTTGTACGCCTTCGTCGCCTCAATCCTCGCCGCCTTGATGTCATCCTTGATTTGAAATTGGAGTAAGATAAAGGCAGCGCAGGTTAATCCTTAACCTGCGCTGCCATGCCAGCAAATTACGTTAACAAGAGTGACGATGATTACTTGACCAGCACCCAGTCCTTCTGCTTCACTTCCACGAGAACAAAGGCGTCCTTGTTGAGACCGGCGTGATCTTGGGGCGCATAAGTGAATACTCCACCAATACCGGCAAAGTTGCGGTTTTTTTCCAACTGGTTGCGGATAGCGGCGGGAGAATCCCCTCCCCTTTCGATCGCCCCTTTGAGAAGCATCACCGCATCCCAGGCATGTCCTCCGAAATGATCACCCTCTGCCTTGAAGTGCTTTTGATAATCCTTGACGAACGAAAGGAGTGATTTCTTCTGGTGGTCAGAGTTGGGAAGCCGGTCTGCAACCAGCACACGTCCCGAGGGGAGAATTATCCCTTCGGCGGCATCTCCAGCCAAATCGATGAACTTCCTGGAAGAGACCCCGTGGCTCATGTAAATCGGGAATTTAAGGCCCAGTTGTTTGGCGTTTCTGGCAATGACGGCTGGGCCAGGGTTGGTCCCCCAACAGATCATGGCCTGGGCCTGGCTGCCGCGGATTTTTGTCAGTTGCGAGGTCATGTCGGTGTCCTTCGGTCCGTACGTGTCGTCGGAAACGATCTTGATACCGAATTTTGCCGCTTGTGCCTTTAACTGCTCACGCCCTGAAGAACCGAATGAGTCGGAGACAGTCAGGATGGCGACCCTGCTGATATTACGTCTTTTCAGGTTTTCGTAAATGCGTGCCACGGCCAAAGAATCGTTCTGGGCGGTTTTAAAGACCCATTTTTTTGCCGGCTCGGTGATTTTAATCCCTGCAGCGCAGGATATGAGGGGGATCTGCGCCTTTTCCACGATGGGGATGACAGCCATTGTGTCCCCGGTGGTGCTGGGGCCGATGATCGCCGCAACCTTGTCCTCCTTGATCAGCCTGGTAGCAGCCTGAACAGCCTTTGTGGCGTCACCCTGGGTGTCGTAAACCACCAGTTGCAGCATGCGTCCCTTGACGCCGCCGGCTTTGTTTATTTCGTCAACCACCATTTGGGCTGTATTGCGTTCCGGTTCTCCGAGGAAAGAGGCCGGGCCGGTAACGGCAAACAGTGCGCCGATTTTGATCGGTGCCGCAGCATTAACGGAGCCGGCTGTCAACCATATGAACATAAAAATGAAAATGGGATAAACTATCTTGTTTAACATTTGGCTCCTCCACCAATTCAGCGCGCTAACGTCCAATCACCTTTTACGATACGTACCATTTCGAACGCGGAAAGATCCAAGCCGTTATGGTCATTGGTTGACATGTTGAATACGCCGGAAACTCCTACCATCCTGGTGCTCTGCTCGATGCCGTTTCTGATCTGCCCCGGCGTTGCCCCGGACTTCTTGATGGCATTGATTAACAGCTGGAATCCGTCATATGCATAACCACCAAATGTGGATGCTTCCACCCCGTATGCCTTCCTGTACGCCTGATCATACTCCTTGAGGAGCTTATGCTGTGGGTCGGTTTTCTTCAACAGCTCATATATTGCCAGTTTGCCGGCAGGGAGTATTACTCCTTCTGCGGCATCAGCCCCGGCCAGTTCGATGAATTTCTTTGATGCGACGCCGTGACTCTGGTAGAGAGGTATCTTCATGCCCAGTTGCTTCAGGTTTCTGGTTATTACCGCAGGACCGGGGTTGGTTCCCCAGCAGATTATCGCATCGGGCTTGGCTCCCTTGATCTTGGTGAGTTGCGCCGTCATGTCGGTGTCTTTCGGTGAATAGACCTCGTCGGCGACTATTTTGAAGCCCTTCCTGGACGCCATTTCTTTCAGTTGTTCGCGTCCGGAAGAGCCGAAAGAATCGGAAACGGTCAATAGGGCTATGCTTTTCTGCTTGCGTTTCTCCGCAAAATTGAGAATTTTCTCGGCAGCAACATGGTCGTTGGCCGGTGTCTTGAACACCCATCTTTTTACCGGATTGGTTATCTTGATACCGGCGGCACAGGATATGAGAGGAATCTGTTCCTTTTCCACGATCGGTATTACGGCCATGGTTTCACCCGTTGTGCTCGGCCCGATAATCGCCACAACCTTGTCGTTCTTGATAAGTTTGTTGGCCAGTTGAACAGCCTTGGTTGCATCTCCCTGGGTATCGTAGACCACCAGTTCAATCTTGCTCCCCTTGATTCCACCTTTTGCATTGATTTCTTTTACCAGCATCTCAAGGGTGCTTTTCTCAGGCTCGCCAAGAAAAGAGGCCGGACCGGTGACCGAAAACAGTGCCCCGATTCTTATGGCGGGAGCAGCCAGCGCCGAAGTTACGGAAAACATCATTACAATGCCCAGTGCGAATAATACGATTTTCCTCATAGCAAGCTCCTTTGATAACAGGTGGTTACATACTGTAAAGTCTTTCACCGGCAAGGACATTGAAACCGTTGTCAAGCAAAGCTTTTATCGCTTTTTCGGTT
This genomic window contains:
- a CDS encoding ABC transporter substrate-binding protein yields the protein MRKIVLFALGIVMMFSVTSALAAPAIRIGALFSVTGPASFLGEPEKSTLEMLVKEINAKGGIKGSKIELVVYDTQGDATKAVQLANKLIKNDKVVAIIGPSTTGETMAVIPIVEKEQIPLISCAAGIKITNPVKRWVFKTPANDHVAAEKILNFAEKRKQKSIALLTVSDSFGSSGREQLKEMASRKGFKIVADEVYSPKDTDMTAQLTKIKGAKPDAIICWGTNPGPAVITRNLKQLGMKIPLYQSHGVASKKFIELAGADAAEGVILPAGKLAIYELLKKTDPQHKLLKEYDQAYRKAYGVEASTFGGYAYDGFQLLINAIKKSGATPGQIRNGIEQSTRMVGVSGVFNMSTNDHNGLDLSAFEMVRIVKGDWTLAR
- a CDS encoding ABC transporter substrate-binding protein, whose product is MLNKIVYPIFIFMFIWLTAGSVNAAAPIKIGALFAVTGPASFLGEPERNTAQMVVDEINKAGGVKGRMLQLVVYDTQGDATKAVQAATRLIKEDKVAAIIGPSTTGDTMAVIPIVEKAQIPLISCAAGIKITEPAKKWVFKTAQNDSLAVARIYENLKRRNISRVAILTVSDSFGSSGREQLKAQAAKFGIKIVSDDTYGPKDTDMTSQLTKIRGSQAQAMICWGTNPGPAVIARNAKQLGLKFPIYMSHGVSSRKFIDLAGDAAEGIILPSGRVLVADRLPNSDHQKKSLLSFVKDYQKHFKAEGDHFGGHAWDAVMLLKGAIERGGDSPAAIRNQLEKNRNFAGIGGVFTYAPQDHAGLNKDAFVLVEVKQKDWVLVK
- a CDS encoding branched-chain amino acid ABC transporter permease, which produces MKHTVIKFIIFAALILLVPLIFSGGYMMNVLVFVGINTMLAVALNLLLGFTGQISLGQAAFFGLGAYVSGVLTASHSVNPWLAMVIAAISIGLIAFFIGFPILKLKGHYLAMATLGLGIIVYIIFNETVELTGGPSGLSGIPNLSLGKLAFDNDYKNYYLIWTFTLVIMLLSINLVNSRIGRALRAIHDSEVAARVMGVNARLLKVQVFTLSAVVSSLAGSLYAHTMTFISPASFGFNFSIELVTMVIIGGLGSIYGSFLGAVLLTLLPEILRAFQDYDIVIYGLLLILMTMFMPGGLVLGIPGLLSRLMPKKPVERGEHA
- a CDS encoding branched-chain amino acid ABC transporter permease, whose amino-acid sequence is MDLSQQILQYVLSGLSTGAIYALIGLGFAIIYNSTGIINFAQGEFVMLGGMLSFFFLTTLKLPLFASIPLAVFTSTAAGIAFERLAIRPLKNATPMSLVIITIGASIFIRGLAMLLWGKDTHALPSFSGNDPISVAGATILPQHIWIFAITLLVIIANKLFFYYTISGKAMRACAFNRRAASLVGIDVKRMVLFSFVISSALGSMAGIIIAPLTMTAYDVGIMLGLKGFCAAIIGGMSSGVGTVIGGLVLGTLESLGAGLISSGYKDAIAFIILLLLLFVRPQGLFKKGETERV